The Caenorhabditis elegans chromosome I genome includes the window CGTGCCGTCACTTGATATGCAGAGCACCCAGAATCCGTCTCCATCTActttgaaaactatgaaaatcgAGGAAAGCCGGAATTTCCAGACCATGTCGGCGATGACGTTGGCCTGCGGTGGAGCTGCAGCAGATATTGTCACCGTGCCGGCCGACCGGATCACGTTTGCCGCTGGCAAGCTGGAAGAAGTTATTCGAGTCACTAACGTCTCGCAATCGCATATTATGTTCGCTTTGAAGGTGAGGTCTCGGTTTGGCGCGTAAAATTGTATGTATTGTGGTTTTTGTGCAATTCACCGACTTCAATGCATCGGACTTTACGCACAAGTTGGTACTTTGtgattttccaaacatttttgctgaaaaaaaaaattgaaaattcgaatttgcgTGTAAAATTAACTCGCAAATTATTAcgatattatcaaaatatataaactgacatgtgaaacgtggcttattttttattttgttttttatttaagcgcctcccatttttttaaatgagctaataaataaaaattttaacgaaagGCCAGGAATGGGAGgagcttaaataaaaaacaaaataaaaaataagccacgtttcacatgtcagtttatatattttgataatacttaacacaaaattctgagaatgcttatggcgcaacatatttgacgcgcaatatatctcgtagcgaaaactacagtaattctttaaacgactactgtagctcttgtgtcgatttaacGGCTCGATTCTAgatagaaatttttagatagCTAATTAGATatggattttcgaaatatcgatagaatattaaaattaagcaaaaaagtaaataattcGAAGAAACGAATtgttttcatttcgaaaacgAAACCCGTATATCGACACAAGTGCTAAAGTAGTcctttaaagaattactgtagttttcgctacaagatattttgcgcgtcaacaTTCtagaaatctagaaatttctagatttctagaaaatctagaaatttctagaaatttctagacgcattctagaaattttgtgCTCCCGTAATATACACAAATTGAATTGTATAAtgtaaattgtttgaaaaccgataatttcagacaaatgcCGACGCCTACCTCATCGCTGCTCCAACTTCTGGAGTTCTTCTGAGCGGACAAAGCATGACAATCCGTGTTGGAGTCACTGGCAACTACTTCGATGATTTTTCGGATCCTGGAGTTTCCATTGATAAGGTTATTTTATAATTCTATTGaataaaacttcaatttccgATTTCCAGCTCGCCATCGACTATGCTCTGATCCCCAGCCGTTCctactccaaattttcctccGAGTTCTTCTATTCCCAGAACCGACGTCGCCTCGCAATTCGTGTGTTCTATCAATGATTTGTCTCTTTTCTcgactttattttatttatttttgtatttgtaaAAAGCTTTTATGAGTAAAATTGTGTTTAAATCATGTTTTCCTGGCATTTCTACTTCCATGGGAGATTTCGATCCCTAAAACTGAGGTTTCAAACAAGCTGCAAGTACGCTCTACCGTACGAAGCCATTTTCAAACGCgggaaattgtttcaaaaattaatttcggagatttctttttcattttttctgattttctcgGCCTGTTTCTTCagttttcttgtaaaatttactgtttaattaataaaaatgtacatttttcagaaaatggttGCCCATCAGAAGGCGGATTTCAAGTCGAAATGGGCGATGGTCGTGACTGTCAATAACCTGAATGACAAGAAGCGAGCCGATTTGAGAGAATTTTCCGAGTGGTTTATCGAGACTTTGAGATTGGAAGGAGCTTTTATTGGTCACTATTTCAATTATGAGGTTATTAAGAgttaataattaattaattataaaTGCAATAATTCCAGGCTGCACCGGTGACCATCGTCGAGACTTTGCCAGGCAATTTTGACTCATGCACTAATGCATATCAGAAGATTCACAAGGTTTTGATggataaattaaataaaattcaattaaataatTCTTCAGGAGCATCCGCAGGTCGTCCTCGTCGTGCACATTCTTCCACAGTCGCAGTCGAACGAGTACGAGTGGATGAAGGTGTTGGCGTCGAGATACGGATTCGTCCGTCAGGGATTGCTCTACGATAACTGTGCCAATCGTTTCCAAAATGTGGAAACCGATCAGAATAGCGTGTTCCGGAACATGTGCCAATGGATTTATCGTAGCGGCACCGCGATTGTGAGAAATGAGGGAAAGTAAGTcgaattacatttttttatttagccattttttatttaattcctGTGTGTTTCAGCGCGTGTGGAATTCTCCATGGAAAAGATCCGAAACCGACGTTCGACAAGGTTCTCTTCAACAGCGAAGACATCAAGGATTCCGTTTTCAAAGTTCTTCACGCCGAAGAAGAGCCGAGAGGTGCGGATCAGGAGAACATGCTGAAGATCAGTGGATATCCGGGGATGCTCAACACGTTCGGCATCGC containing:
- the pid-3 gene encoding Protein pid-3 (Confirmed by transcript evidence), with translation MVAHQKADFKSKWAMVVTVNNLNDKKRADLREFSEWFIETLRLEGAFIGHYFNYEAAPVTIVETLPGNFDSCTNAYQKIHKEHPQVVLVVHILPQSQSNEYEWMKVLASRYGFVRQGLLYDNCANRFQNVETDQNSVFRNMCQWIYRSGTAIVRNEGNACGILHGKDPKPTFDKVLFNSEDIKDSVFKVLHAEEEPRGADQENMLKISGYPGMLNTFGIAQLLTPYRVNGITITGAQSAVVALENKFQVYQAVQDFNGKKLDRNHKLQVSSLVVSSPAVPLEWPSLKKSKKLVEQVGKPIRLSKVSS
- the spe-47 gene encoding Major sperm protein (Confirmed by transcript evidence) is translated as MTIRVGVTGNYFDDFSDPGVSIDKLAIDYALIPSRSYSKFSSEFFYSQNRRRLAIRVFYQ